From one Branchiostoma floridae strain S238N-H82 chromosome 3, Bfl_VNyyK, whole genome shotgun sequence genomic stretch:
- the LOC118411790 gene encoding calcium-activated potassium channel subunit alpha-1-like — protein MDTMDANCNQKERMWWAFLTSSFVTFVGGLVCILLWRLGAWLFCRVAEKPPGEVVAQSPSTTTMQDTGVFVKSPDPQIGWMTAVKDWAGVLISTQTVTRRILGPSPYFYHGDE, from the coding sequence ATGGACACCATGGACGCCAACTGTAACCAGAAGGAACGCATGTGGTGGGCCTTCCTCACGTCCAGCTTCGTCACCTTCGTCGGCGGGTTAGTATGTATCCTGCTGTGGAGACTGGGCGCCTGGCTCTTCTGCCGAGTGGCAGAGAAGCCTCCCGGAGAGGTCGTGGCACAGTCGCCCTCGACCACCACAATGCAGGACACGGGAGTGTTCGTCAAGTCGCCCGACCCCCAGATCGGCTGGATGACGGCCGTGAAAGACTGGGCTGGTGTCCTCATCTCAACTCAGACCGTCACCCGGAGAATCTTGGGACCATCCCCTTATTTCTATCACGGTGATGAATAA
- the LOC118412501 gene encoding uncharacterized protein LOC118412501: MNFYSGWDDGGRRDDRNHEYRTSAQRTHGSGARATQPQAYTSSQGNSRYTDKGTDRRHHVYEYDTVQEQRGGAHYRDPYDYNSSSGGSYAPQRTEQRHRSSQASKQMLYDVYAQNIGMLEKLEERENGEGRTGGHLDGTTSSRTGVSTRSVSHSDPRRYETSHRPQERRDAVGHTGRGLGRSDVTLPDQSGKTERDLKAVMEGELACLQAQLRFCPPEIRDQTRDELVEKTLGWMAKREEKGTKTGMVDRYASNLLETLLTGETTLGVRDTGRNRRSSPAGEEAILAGVGALQIGQRYGADQDRRFHDDPNRKARCPKIRTGDKADIYGAKRAIAVNPSLRTHLDGKYWPGNLR, encoded by the exons ATGAACTTCTACTCGGGATGGGACG ACGGTGGTCGAAGGGACGACAGGAACCACGAATATCGCACCAGCGCCCAAAGAACACATGGATCCGGAGCCAGGGCAACTCAACCTCAGGCGTACACGAGTAGCCAGGGCAACAGTCGCTACACAGATAAG GGGACTGATAGACGTCATCATGTGTACGAGTACGACACCGTCCAAGAACAGCGCGGAGGCGCCCACTATCGAGATCCCTACGATTACAACAGCTCGTCGGGAGGGAGCTATGCACCGCAGAGAACGGAGCAGCGGCATCGGTCGTCGCAAG CCAGCAAACAGATGCTGTACGACGTCTATGCACAAAACATCGGGATGCTGGAAAAGCTGGAGGAACGAGAAAATGGTGAGGGAAGAACAGGTGGTCATCTGGATGGCACAACGTCATCTCGTACCGGCGTTTCTACGAGGAGCGTCTCACACAGTGATCCGAGGCGCTACGAGACGTCCCATCGGCCGCAGGAGAGGAGGGACGCCGTGGGACATACCGGTCGTGGTTTAGGGCGGTCCGATGTGACTTTGCCCGACCAGTCTGGCAAGACTGAAAGAGAC CTGAAAGCCGTGATGGAAGGAGAGCTCGCCTGTCTGCAGGCTCAGCTGCGCTTCTGCCCGCCGGAGATTCGCGATCAGACCCGAGACGAGCTGGTGGAGAAAACCTTGGGCTGGATGGCCAAGAGAGAAGAGAAG GGTACGAAGACGGGTATGGTGGACAGGTATGCATCCAACCTGTTGGAAACACTGCTGACTGGTGAAACTACCCTCGGGGTACGTGACACTGGCAGAAACAGAAG GTCGAGCCCAGCTGGCGAAGAAGCGATCCTAGCGGGCGTGGGAGCACTGCAGATCGGACAGCGTTACGGTGCTGACCAGGACCGACGGTTCCACGACGACCCGAACCGAAAGGCTCGGTGCCCCAAGATCCGGACTGGGGACAAAGCTGACATTTATG GAGCCAAGCGAGCCATTGCTGTGAACCCGAGTCTTCGCACCCACCTAGATGGGAAGTATTGGCCAGGTAACCTGCGTTAG
- the LOC118412502 gene encoding uncharacterized protein LOC118412502, with product MPTRYVLKIPCPISGCSGQSKLSQWVCARDNGTMYVDEDGYLSCYSNNHRAKIIYWRFDCGERGSGSKHNYERYQSADLEGFSHAMAIGLPHLKEAGAVWVTKLIQSVENQFVNGDY from the exons ATGCCTACACGCTACGTTCTGAAGATTCCCTGTCCTATCTCGGGATGCTCCGGGCA GTCCAAGCTCTCCCAATGGGTGTGCGCGCGAGACAACGGCACCATGTATGTAGACGAGGACGGCTACCTGTCCTGTTACTCCAACAACCACCGCGCCAAAATCATCTACTGGAGGTTCGATTGTGGCGAGAGGGGCTCAGGGAGCAAGCACAACTACGAGAGATACCAG TCAGCGGATCTGGAAGGGTTCTCCCATGCCATGGCTATCGGCCTGCCTCACCTGAAGGAAGCTGGAGCAGTCTGGGTCACCAAACTCATACAGAGCGTCGAAAATCAGTTTGT AAACGGAGACTACTAA
- the LOC118412043 gene encoding myosin heavy chain kinase B-like: protein MSGPMVYVTTKSYDVGTNRWGERPTILSMDDRPFAEGGMRRAYSAKDWGILKSSCQPKVLKLQKHKRYTKAEAEADVKMQMKCVALAEKYNSHSCIPKKVSFCSAQLVQFQAGPYNGQYGVLEDYIPGTFEKHNLNFPMKPLSCRNTPQAFSHFTFERTDGRMLVCDVQGVGDQYTDPQIHCMDADLQYGQGNFGAHGIISFVSNHRCNAICRALKLTPIRELPNRWGSPPGKAATAPVPRYY, encoded by the exons ATGTCGGGGCCGATGGTCTATGTCACGACCAAATCTTACGACGTCGGTACCAACCGCTGGGGCGAGCGGCCCACCATCCTGTCCATGGACGACCGGCCGTTCGCAGAGGGCGGCATGAGGAGAGCCTACAGCGCGAAGGACTGGGGCATCCTCAAGTCGTCCTGTCAGCCCAAGGTGCTGAAGCTACAGAAACACAAACGCTACACCAAGGCAGAGGCGGAGGCAGACGTCAAGATGCAGATGAAGTGCGTGGCCCTTGCTGAGAAATACAACAGCCACAGTTGCATTCCCAAGAAG GTGTCGTTCTGCAGCGCCCAGCTGGTGCAGTTCCAGGCGGGACCGTACAATGGGCAGTACGGCGTGCTGGAGGACTACATCCCGGGCACTTTCGAGAAGCACAACCTCAACTTCCCAATGAAACCTCTCTCCTGCCGCAACACTCCACAGGCCTTCTCACACTTCACGTTTGAGCGGACAGACGGCAGGATGCTGGTGTGTGACGTGCAGGGTGTGGGAGACCAGTACACGGACCCGCAG ATCCACTGCATGGACGCCGACCTGCAGTACGGCCAGGGGAACTTTGGCGCGCACGGAATCATCTCGTTCGTCAGCAACCACAGGTGTAACGCCATCTGTCGGGCACTCAAGCTCACCCCCATCAGGGAGCTACCCAACCGCTGGGGCTCTCCGCCGGGCAAGGCGGCTACGGCTCCGGTGCCGCGGTATTACTGA